In the Sarcophilus harrisii chromosome 3, mSarHar1.11, whole genome shotgun sequence genome, one interval contains:
- the ERMN gene encoding ermin, which translates to MTEVSKVSSLTGYNGDMSPEKEITEISDEVFAPDDLSKCHDEDISLEGSFSKGNQEEGKYSQVSMIRRDLAWSLEEQKHREEKIEEDNFTVHKRIASFSLKETGADEMTSEEGLQWEKIPPHGKVQETRQKEVDPKNLLERRDGGVRKDEEFQVAEASLKWLGSRQPNKDGMMISKQDEEIEDGEQEIDNDNDNGDEDEEEDEVRLIEFKKGNGGASHFKEEGDVSEDSPLSSPSSHPMTPEEMLALGKKNDISRHTYSRYNTISYRKIKKGNTKQRIDEFESMLHL; encoded by the exons ATGACAGAAGTTTCAAAGGTATCCAGTCTGACTGGGTACAATGGAGACATGTCACCTGAAAAAGAGATCACTGAAATTAGTGATGAGGTTTTTGCCCCTGATGACCTCAGCAAATGCCATGATGAAGATATAAGTCTTGAAGGGTCTTTCTCCAAAGGAAACCAAGAAGAAGGCAAATATTCTCAAGTAAGCATGATCCGCAGAGATTTGGCTTGGTCTTTGGAAGAGCAGAAGCATCGAGAAG aaaaaatagaGGAGGACAACTTTACTGTTCACAAGAGAATAGCAAGTTTCTCCCTCAAGGAAACAGGAGCTGATGAAATGACATCAGAGGAAG GACTTCAGTGGGAGAAGATTCCTCCACATGGAAAAGTCCAGGAAACAAGACAGAAGGAAGTTGACCCCAAGAATCTTCTAGAAAGAAGAGATGGTGGAGTTAGGAAAGATGAGGAATTCCAGGTAGCAGAAGCGAGTTTGAAGTGGCTGGGATCTCGGCAACCCAACAAAGATGGAATGATGATATCCAAAcaggatgaggaaatagaagatgGCGAACAGGAAAtagataatgataatgacaatggtgatgaagatgaagaagaagatgaagtaCGATTGATAGAATtcaagaaaggaaatggaggagCTTCTCACTTCAAGGAGGAAGGCGATGTTAGTGAGGATTCCCCTTTGAGCAGCCCTAGTTCACATCCTATGACACCAGAGGAGATGCTGGCCTTGGGAAAGAAGAATGATATTTCCAGACATACTTATTCAAGATACAACACAATATCATATCGGAAAATCAAAAAGGGGAACACAAAGCAGAGAATCGATGAATTTGAGTCCATGTTGCATTTATAA